The DNA window AATTGCACTGTCAATGAACATACTTTCATAATGCAATAAAACAACGGGATGGCTAAAAAACAGGCAAAGCCGACAAAATTGTATACAGTATCCAATAATATTGCTTTACGATGGAGACACATATTCCCCCTGCAATAAGCGTTGGTTACATTTTTTATGCAGTTTAAATAGGTAATATCGATATAGAATTTTCTCATTTAGATTCTTACCGAACTTTACTCACACGCCGAAAACGTCGATCACGGCGACTTCCCATCTTGGTGCGGATTTCGATCGCGAATCTAAGCCGTGCACAACTATCGCGCCGACCCGCACCACAATCGCGCCGATTTTGTAACTTCCGGTCATAACCACAAGTAAGTCACCAGGACGCTTGTCCAGCGATTAAAATTGTCGATCACTACCGACCGGACTTTTGCATGCCCCGCTTTCACATTTCCCAGCCGCTGGCCGTCGGCCAGCTTGTCGCCCTGCCCGACACCGTGGCCCATCACATCCAGGTGCTGCGGCTGGCCCAGGGCGAGCTGATCACGCTGTTCAACGGCGAAGGGGGCGAGTACAGTGCGACCCTGACCCAGATCGAGCGCCGCAGCGCCACCGTCGAGATCAAGGCCCACCATGCGCGCGACGTCGAACTGCCGTTCGCCATCACGCTGGCGCAGGCGCTGCCGGAGGGGACCAAGATGGACTGGATCATCGAAAAGGCCATCGAGCTGGGTGTGTCGGGCTTCCAGCCGCTGGCGGCGCAGCGCTGCGTGGTGCGGCTGTCGGCCGAGCGCGCGGAGAAAAAGATGGGGCACTGGCGCGGCATCATCGAATCGGCGTCCGAGCAGAGCGGCCGCAACCGCCTGGCCCAGCTGGCGCCGCTACAGGACTACAAGCAATGGATCACCCAGCAGGACATGCACCGCCGCATCATCCTGACGCCGCGCGCGCAGCAGTCGCTGCCGGACTGGGCGCGCCACCAGGGACCGCAGGCGGTCACCCTGGTGATCGGCCCCGAGGGCGGCCTGAGCGAGCAGGAGGAGGAGATGGCGCTGCGCCACGGCGCGCTGCCGCTGGCGATGGGCCCGCGCATCCTGCGCACCGAGACGGCGGCGCTGGCGGCCGTCGGCGCGCTGAGCGCGATCTGGGGCGGGATGTAGTTGCACCCCGCAAACACGTAGGGCGGATTAGCGCGCAGCGCGTAATCCGCCAAGCGCCGCCGGCAGCGCGCACCCTCCCCCTACCTTCGGGTTAGTATTGTCGAACCGCCATCCGTGCTCTACTCTATAGATTCCACACACTTTCTATTAAAGAGGCCACATGAGCAAAATCGTCATCGTCTATCACTCCGGTTATGGACATACCAAACGTGTCGCCGAGTACGTCAGTGAGGGAGCCGGTGGTGAATTGCTGGCCATCGACGCCGAGGGCAACCTGCCCGACGGCGCCTGGGAGACACTGGCCGCGGCCGACGCCATCATCTTCGGCACGCCGACCTATATGGGCGGCCCGAGCTGGCAGTTCAAGAAATTCGCCGACGCCAGCTCCAAGGTCTGGTTCGGCAGCGGCTGGAAAGACAAGGTCTTCGGCGGCTTCACCAACAGCGCCAGCTTTAGCGGCGACAAGCAAAACACCCTGGTCTATCTGAACACGCTGGCCTCGCAGCACGGCGGCATCTGGGTCAGCCTGGGCATGCTGCCATCGAACACCAAGGCGGCACAGCGCACCGACTTGAACAACATCGGCGGCTCGGTCGGCGCCATGGCGCAGTCGCCGTCGGACGCCGGTGTCGATGAAATCCCGCAAGGCGACCTCGACACCGCCAAGGCCTACGGCGCGCGCGTCGCCGCCATCGCCGCGCGCCTGAAGTAAGCCGCACAGTCACTCGATCAACCCGCATGCGCCGCCAGGCGATGCGGGTTTTTTTGCGGATTTTTTTATCATCGCCGCCGCCGCCGACGGGCTATAATTTTCCGGCTGGCATCCGCCAGCGTCCACCGCCCAAAGAAAAGACACGCCCATGGCCGAACCCGAAATCGCGATCCTGGAGGCCGCCGCCATCCAGGCCACCAAAGCCGGCAAGGAAGAGGACGCGGCCCGCTTGTGGGCGCGCCTGCTGGAGCTGGCGCCGGCCCATCCGCTGGCCTTGTCGTCGCTGGGCAAGCGCGCCTTCCGCTACGGCGACCACGCGACCGCGCGCCTCGCCTTCGAGCGGCTGGTGCGCGCCGACCAGGACGATCCGCAAAGCTGGATCAACCTGGCGCTGGCCTGCCAGGCGCAAAAGGACGAAGCGGCCGAGGAAACCGCGATCCACAACGCGCTGGTGGCCGATCCGTCGAACATGGTGGCGCTGATCCTGCGCGCCAACCTGCTCGAGCGCCAGGGCGACACCCACAAGTCGGCCTCGGTGTACGGCGCGGTGGCGCAGGTGGCGCCGCCGCTGGCGCAGCTCGAACCGGGCATGCGCACCGCCGTCGAGCACGCCCTCCAGTATGTCGACACCTACCAGGCCGGCTTCGGCCGCTTCCTCGACAACTTCCTCGACCAGCAATATCGGCAACACGCCGGCGAGGACCTGCGCCGCTTCCGCGAGTCGATCGACATCATGGTCGGTCGCAAGCGCCGCTACGATTCGCAGTCGATGACGTACCACTACCCCGGCCTGCTGCCGCAACCGTTCCTGCCGCGCGGCGACTTCCCGTGGCTCGACGCGATCGAGGCCGGCACCGACGCCATCCGCGAAGAATTCCTGCAAGTGCTGGGGGCCGAGCAAGACTTCGTGCCCTACCTGACATACCCGGACGACGTGCCGCACCAGCAGTTCGCCGAGCTGAACAACTCGCCGCGCTGGAGCGCCTACCACCTGCTGCGCGACGGCGCGCCGGTGGCCGGCAACATGGAAAAGTGTCCGCGCACGATGGCGCTGCTGGGCGGGGCGCCGCAGCCGGACCAGCCGGGCCGCACGCCGACCGCCATGTTCTCGCTGCTCAAGCCGAAAACGCGCATTCCGGCCCACGTCGGCGTCAGCAACGCGCGCCTGGTGACGCATTTGCCGCTGATCGTGCCGCCCGGCTGCGGCTTCCGCGTGGCCAACGAGACGCGCCAGTGGGTGCCGGGCCGGGCCTGGGTGTTCGACGACACCATCGAGCACGAGGCGTGGAACGACAGCGACCAGTTGCGCGTGGTGCTGATCTTCGACATCTGGCATCCGCACCTGTCGGCGGCCGAGCGCGAGCTGATCACCGCGCTGGCACGCGGCATCGCCGACTTCCGCCAACAGCAAGGCGGCTTCGACCTCTGACCGGGCCGGGACGAAAAAAAAAAGGGCGGACCCGAGGGTCCGCCCTTTTTGCTTACATGGCGCCGATTAGAAGCGGGCGGTCATGTTCAGGAAGATCTTGCGGCCCAGGGCGTCGTACATCGATGGGAACGTATTACCGTTACCCACGCCGGTGCCGGCCAGCGAGGTCAGCGGAGGATCCTTGTCGAACAGGTTGTTGATGCCCGCGCTCAGCGTGATCTTCTTGGTCAGCGCGTAGGTGCCTGCCAGGTCGATGTAGCTGCGCGCGCCCAGTTCGGCTTCCACAGGACGTGCGACGCCGCTCAGCAGTGGGTTGTCGCTGGTGGTTTCCAGATCGACAGCCTTGAAGTAGCGCCAGGTCACGGCCAGGTCGGTCGACCATGGGGTGTTCCAGTTCAGACGCAGCTTGTGACGCCATTTCGGACGTGCCTGGCCGCACTTGCCGGCGCCGTTGTACAGGCCGGCGCAATCGAAGGAACCGTCGCCCGGCAGCTCTTCGATCTCGAAGTTCTTCAGGTAGGTGCCGTTCATGACCAGGCCCATGCGGCCATAAGCGCCGACCTTCTGGTCGTAGCTGAAGCCCAGATCCAGGCCACGGGTGTGCAGGCTACCGATGTTGGTGTTGGTGCCAACGATCGATGCCTCAGGCAGCAGCCACAGGGTGCCCAGACGGTCGCGGGTGATCTGCGAGCAGTAGGTCGGATTGCCGGAGTCCAGGCACTTTTCCAGCGTCGTCGATGGGCTGACGTTGCTGATGGTGTCGTTGACCTTGATGTCGAAGTAGTCCACGGTCACGGTCAGGTTGCGCAACGGGGCGATGACCAGGCCGACGGTGTTCGACTTCGAGGTTTCTGGACGCAGCGCAGGGTTGCCGCCCGCCAGGTAGTTGTACTGGCCGGCAGGGCTGTCCTGGATGTTGCCGTACTGGGCTGCGGTGACGCCGGTGCGGGCGCACTGCGCCAGCGTGGCGCTCGGCGTCGCGCCGGCGCATGGATCGGCGTCGTTGTCGTACAGGTTGTTACCCGCAGGCGAGAACAGCTCGATGATGTTCGGCGCGCGCACGGCCTTTTGATGCGAGGCGCGTACCGAGATCATGTCCGTCGGCTGCCACAACAGGCCCAGGCCGTAGGTGTTGGCGGTCACGCCGGTGTCGATGTCGGTGTGGCGGAACGACAGGTTGGTCTCGAGCTTCTTGGCGAACGCGCGGTCTTCCAGCAGCGGCAGGCGCACCTCGCCGAAGATGTCTTTGACGACGTAGCGGCCGCGCACCGGCGACACCGGACCACCGGCGCCGTCGAGGTCGAAGTTCTGCGACGGACCGTCCGGGTTCAGCTGGATTTCCTCGACACGGCGCTCGATGCCGAACGATACGCCGATGCCGTTTTGCGACGTCGGCACGCGCAGGCCGTATTCGCCCAGGTCGGCGCCGATGGTGCCGCTCTGGATCTGCTGCTTGGTGTAGCCGAACTGCTGGCCAGGAATCTGGATGTAAGCGAGCATCTCGGGCGTGACGCCGCCGACGGTCCACGGGTTGTACGGTACGCAACCTGGATCGGTGCCGGCCACGGTGGCCGCGCAGGTGGCCACGCCACCGACGTTGCGCACGTCAAGCGCCTTGGCGCCGCGTTCTTTCGAGAAGTAGTTGTCCGAGCTGCCGGCGAAACGCACTTTCGACGTCTGCGCGTACACATCGTAGGCCCATTTGCCGATTTCGCCCTTGGCGCCGAACAGCATGCGGTACGAAGTGTTGGTGAACAGGGCATTGCGGCCGCCGCCTTCGACGTTGCGGCGCTGGATCACGACGTCGGTCTCGTCGCCGGGCGCGAACAGGCTCATGGCGTTGCGCATGGCCGGGGTCAGGAACGGATTATCGTAGCGGACGTTGTAGACGTTGCCGAACAGGCCGCCAGGGGCGATCTGCGCGTCGCTCTTGTCGTCGTGGAAGGCGAAGTTGCTGTAGACGCGCAGCTTGTCGGTCACGTCGTAGCGTGCCGAGGCGGCAACGCCATAGCGTTCGTCGGGACGCTGCAGGTGGTTGATCGGACCGAAGTTGTAGGCGTCCAGCGCGGTGTTGTACGGGCGCGGATCGCCCGACGCGGTGGTGGTGTAGACGGTGCCGGTCTTGGTGTTGGTGAAGCGGCCGGTGGCGTTGGTGCTGGAGCCGCCGCAGGAGAAACCGGCGGCCGACGAGGCCAGCGAGCAGGAGGTGAAGTCGCGCTCGGACTGCAGCAGCGCGTCGTCCTTTTTGTAGCTGAAGAACAGGGTGGCGTTACCCTTGCCGTCGGCGAAGTTACCACCGATCAGCAACGAGGCGTCCTTGGAACGGCCGTCGAAGCTCTTGTTGCCCGGTACGGCGAACTGGCTCGGGTTGGTCGCGGCACGGCCGGCGACGATGTCGGCCACGCCGCGCGGGTTGTTTTGCTGGTGGTTGTAGCCACTGCCGTTCAAC is part of the Oxalobacteraceae bacterium OTU3CAMAD1 genome and encodes:
- a CDS encoding TonB-dependent receptor is translated as MIKETVLSRSIRVMFVSGLALGMHAATAQDAPSEAMQKVEVTGSRIPTLNTDGVSPMVVLGAKDIKLDGVRNVESLLNNLPQVFASQSGNVVNGATGTATVNLRGLGDNRTLVLVDGRRMPAGSPGTSAADLNQIPTALIKRVEVMTGGAGAVYGADAVAGVVNFIMIDNFEGVQVELNGSGYNHQQNNPRGVADIVAGRAATNPSQFAVPGNKSFDGRSKDASLLIGGNFADGKGNATLFFSYKKDDALLQSERDFTSCSLASSAAGFSCGGSSTNATGRFTNTKTGTVYTTTASGDPRPYNTALDAYNFGPINHLQRPDERYGVAASARYDVTDKLRVYSNFAFHDDKSDAQIAPGGLFGNVYNVRYDNPFLTPAMRNAMSLFAPGDETDVVIQRRNVEGGGRNALFTNTSYRMLFGAKGEIGKWAYDVYAQTSKVRFAGSSDNYFSKERGAKALDVRNVGGVATCAATVAGTDPGCVPYNPWTVGGVTPEMLAYIQIPGQQFGYTKQQIQSGTIGADLGEYGLRVPTSQNGIGVSFGIERRVEEIQLNPDGPSQNFDLDGAGGPVSPVRGRYVVKDIFGEVRLPLLEDRAFAKKLETNLSFRHTDIDTGVTANTYGLGLLWQPTDMISVRASHQKAVRAPNIIELFSPAGNNLYDNDADPCAGATPSATLAQCARTGVTAAQYGNIQDSPAGQYNYLAGGNPALRPETSKSNTVGLVIAPLRNLTVTVDYFDIKVNDTISNVSPSTTLEKCLDSGNPTYCSQITRDRLGTLWLLPEASIVGTNTNIGSLHTRGLDLGFSYDQKVGAYGRMGLVMNGTYLKNFEIEELPGDGSFDCAGLYNGAGKCGQARPKWRHKLRLNWNTPWSTDLAVTWRYFKAVDLETTSDNPLLSGVARPVEAELGARSYIDLAGTYALTKKITLSAGINNLFDKDPPLTSLAGTGVGNGNTFPSMYDALGRKIFLNMTARF
- a CDS encoding aspartyl/asparaginyl beta-hydroxylase domain-containing protein → MAEPEIAILEAAAIQATKAGKEEDAARLWARLLELAPAHPLALSSLGKRAFRYGDHATARLAFERLVRADQDDPQSWINLALACQAQKDEAAEETAIHNALVADPSNMVALILRANLLERQGDTHKSASVYGAVAQVAPPLAQLEPGMRTAVEHALQYVDTYQAGFGRFLDNFLDQQYRQHAGEDLRRFRESIDIMVGRKRRYDSQSMTYHYPGLLPQPFLPRGDFPWLDAIEAGTDAIREEFLQVLGAEQDFVPYLTYPDDVPHQQFAELNNSPRWSAYHLLRDGAPVAGNMEKCPRTMALLGGAPQPDQPGRTPTAMFSLLKPKTRIPAHVGVSNARLVTHLPLIVPPGCGFRVANETRQWVPGRAWVFDDTIEHEAWNDSDQLRVVLIFDIWHPHLSAAERELITALARGIADFRQQQGGFDL
- a CDS encoding flavodoxin family protein, whose translation is MSKIVIVYHSGYGHTKRVAEYVSEGAGGELLAIDAEGNLPDGAWETLAAADAIIFGTPTYMGGPSWQFKKFADASSKVWFGSGWKDKVFGGFTNSASFSGDKQNTLVYLNTLASQHGGIWVSLGMLPSNTKAAQRTDLNNIGGSVGAMAQSPSDAGVDEIPQGDLDTAKAYGARVAAIAARLK
- a CDS encoding 16S rRNA (uracil(1498)-N(3))-methyltransferase; translated protein: MPRFHISQPLAVGQLVALPDTVAHHIQVLRLAQGELITLFNGEGGEYSATLTQIERRSATVEIKAHHARDVELPFAITLAQALPEGTKMDWIIEKAIELGVSGFQPLAAQRCVVRLSAERAEKKMGHWRGIIESASEQSGRNRLAQLAPLQDYKQWITQQDMHRRIILTPRAQQSLPDWARHQGPQAVTLVIGPEGGLSEQEEEMALRHGALPLAMGPRILRTETAALAAVGALSAIWGGM